A genome region from Tenebrio molitor chromosome 4, icTenMoli1.1, whole genome shotgun sequence includes the following:
- the pr gene encoding 6-pyruvoyl tetrahydrobiopterin synthase has protein sequence MGDNKNPKAYQTRRITFSACHRLHSPHLSEAENVEVFGKCNHVNGHGHNYIVKVTLFGEIDPKTGMILNMTLLKKYMEQAIMKPMDHKNLDKDVEYFKSRPSTTENLTVFIWTEMKKVMNKPDLLYEVEVYETENNIVKYRGE, from the exons ATGGGTGACAACAAAAATCCCAAAGCTTATCAAACTAGAAGAATCACGTTTTCAGCATGTCATCGCTTGCACAG TCCCCACTTAAGCGAAGCAGAAAATGTGGAAGTGTTTGGTAAATGCAATCACGTGAATGGACATGGTCATAATTATATCG TAAAAGTCACCCTATTTGGGGAAATTGATCCAAAGACAGGAATGATTTTGAATATGACTCTGTTAAAGAAATACATGGAACAAGCCATAATGAAACCAATGGACCATAAAAACTTAGACAAAGAtgtcgaatattttaagtctcgaCCCAGCACAACAGAGAATTTGACAGTATTTATTTGGACTGAAATGAAGAAAGTCATGAACAAACCTGATCTGCTTTATGAAGTTGAAGTATATGAGACTGAAAATAATATTGTCAAGTATAGGGGAGAATAG